One genomic window of Gallaecimonas sp. GXIMD4217 includes the following:
- a CDS encoding FHA domain-containing protein: MPARLSLYFPQQPVKVFLLDEQASYTLGRDPHCQICIEDGSVSRQHARFLGAGRGWTLEDLGSKNATTVNGEAITRAHIDGDRWLTFGQLNARFQILGQQQLQEQQGREAARWQACARYGRQLNGEPDLQRLLAQVLEAMVGLADTDRAFILLKEPGGELAIRAVLGVSPQALLSPDFVGSRSAVNLVLEGGEALVTSDSQAHGYLGQQPSVQLKAIRALACLPLDYGDERLGVIYTDSLAEGKAITELDLAILEAMANNAAMAIVAAMLRADLEALSGRSARAPLPSVLAWSRH; this comes from the coding sequence ATGCCGGCCCGGTTGTCCCTTTATTTTCCCCAGCAGCCGGTGAAGGTGTTCCTGCTCGACGAGCAGGCCAGCTACACCCTGGGCCGGGATCCCCACTGCCAGATCTGTATTGAAGACGGCTCAGTGTCCCGCCAGCACGCCCGCTTCCTGGGGGCGGGCAGGGGCTGGACCCTGGAGGATCTGGGTTCCAAGAACGCCACCACGGTCAACGGCGAGGCCATCACCCGCGCCCATATCGACGGCGACCGCTGGCTGACCTTCGGCCAGCTCAACGCCCGCTTCCAGATCCTCGGCCAGCAGCAGCTCCAGGAGCAGCAGGGCCGGGAGGCGGCCCGCTGGCAGGCCTGTGCCCGCTACGGCAGGCAGCTCAACGGCGAGCCGGATCTGCAGCGGCTGCTGGCCCAGGTGCTGGAGGCCATGGTCGGGCTGGCCGACACCGACCGGGCCTTCATCCTGCTCAAGGAGCCCGGCGGCGAGCTGGCCATCAGGGCCGTGCTGGGGGTTTCTCCCCAGGCGCTGCTGAGCCCGGATTTCGTGGGCTCGCGCAGCGCCGTCAACCTGGTGCTGGAAGGCGGCGAGGCCCTGGTCACCAGCGACAGCCAGGCCCACGGCTACCTGGGCCAGCAGCCCAGCGTACAGCTCAAGGCCATCCGCGCCCTGGCCTGCCTGCCGCTGGATTACGGCGACGAGCGCCTTGGGGTCATCTACACCGACAGCCTGGCCGAGGGCAAGGCCATCACCGAGCTGGATCTGGCCATACTCGAGGCCATGGCCAACAACGCCGCCATGGCCATAGTGGCCGCCATGCTCAGGGCCGATCTCGAGGCGCTCAGCGGCCGGTCGGCCAGGGCGCCCCTGCCCAGCGTCCTGGCCTGGTCCCGGCACTGA
- a CDS encoding DUF6689 family protein, translating into MVRQLSLLACLLSFSCLAAVTESRIARDKAEFTLAEGLHSVELTLSFDRALGLTEHSAGVDAYLFSPTDAALLARLPAGVTPVAAFPMMIVIEPPADQGLAFEGPAEVAIHTHDLDFDAGYRLFKAPLGGDFRDVTANHGAGSYRARGRTGNFSEWLVVRDQRDNDAVVAAKYQRLGAILEGSALPAALLAQLQQLLSLSEQAHELGDTGLALSQLAAFTRLVDAQQGQAIANVWRSSRDLDNLAGRLLGQADTLRFSLLQD; encoded by the coding sequence ATGGTGCGTCAACTGAGTCTGCTCGCCTGCCTGCTGAGCTTTAGCTGCCTGGCGGCCGTTACCGAAAGCCGCATTGCCCGGGACAAGGCCGAGTTCACCCTGGCCGAGGGCCTGCACAGCGTCGAGCTGACGCTCTCCTTCGACAGGGCCCTGGGCCTGACCGAGCACAGTGCGGGCGTCGACGCCTACCTGTTTTCCCCCACCGACGCCGCCCTGCTGGCCAGGCTGCCGGCGGGTGTCACCCCGGTGGCGGCCTTCCCGATGATGATCGTCATAGAGCCGCCCGCCGATCAGGGCCTGGCCTTCGAAGGGCCGGCGGAGGTGGCCATCCACACCCATGATCTCGATTTCGACGCCGGCTACCGGCTGTTCAAGGCGCCCCTCGGCGGCGATTTCAGGGACGTCACCGCCAACCATGGTGCCGGTTCCTACCGGGCCCGGGGCCGTACCGGCAATTTTTCCGAGTGGCTGGTGGTGCGTGACCAGCGCGACAACGACGCCGTGGTAGCGGCAAAGTACCAGCGCCTGGGGGCCATCCTCGAGGGCAGCGCCCTGCCGGCGGCGCTGCTGGCCCAGTTGCAGCAGCTGCTGAGCCTGTCCGAGCAGGCCCATGAACTGGGTGATACCGGTCTGGCGCTGTCGCAGCTGGCCGCCTTCACCCGCCTCGTCGACGCCCAGCAGGGCCAGGCCATCGCCAATGTCTGGCGTTCCAGCCGGGATCTGGACAACCTGGCCGGGCGCCTGCTGGGCCAGGCCGACACCCTGCGCTTCAGCCTGCTGCAGGACTGA
- a CDS encoding S8 family serine peptidase has translation MKKRNLISLMAGGAMLAGFSLNAVAQGVLGSQLAQKLDGLAPDEQLMVVVTYDQMEAVTPEQIRALNGLGISQGVQFQTLPIVGALANAEQIGALLQRPDVRSVYLNRTLSYSNHDAREVTSVSELQSDAFLDRNGVTFTGKGVTVLVNDSGIDATHGDLRLGEKVVENVQAITNASVGRALLPVFPEGLWLEGQANSDLNVGHGTHCAGTVGGTGAQSGGLYQGVAVDADLIGYGSGAGLSILDALGGYDYSIAHLWDFNSPIRIMSNSWGSSGSFDPHGPISLASYKAYKLGVLSVFAAGNDGPGEDTHNPYAQIPWGLSVGAGTKSGGLAGFSSRGKEGESGSFTMPDGSQWQYRNEVSIVAPGVDIISTRAVTNLASNGGAEDLDAMALEHVPYYTMISGTSMATPHVAGIAALMLEANPELTPLDIRRLLMETATNMPGYERWEVGAGYVNAKAAVAAALDERTADQGTVNNLRDDFNANEQLFVSDRVDRFELLFSPVGPSESYSFEVGEEVAWIKASAEALANTTKLKLTAPDGTEYLGNLTLPVLGSNMRVSAPGQAGTWILSVYGLTSLSGVQPDPTGTTNGPGLPEMIGGQISFLISDGFEGIDDSQGHPAQGAIEYAISERLMDGLANNKFAPDQPLRRNQLARYLVMGAAVRQSRPLLNEPLVSFSDVRAQDMPFVSAVAAVGGALKDRSNAQSPVMRSAEAFNPRQAVTKAELAYSLVQSLGREAEALAHDGELRVDYMGEQVPVLDATEVPAELLGHVQEALNLGLLGVRFEVRQGPYDITPSLVARFEPASRISRAHYAVIAGRLYDAYQQ, from the coding sequence ATGAAAAAGCGCAACCTGATTTCCCTGATGGCTGGTGGCGCCATGCTGGCGGGCTTCAGTCTCAATGCCGTGGCCCAGGGCGTACTGGGCAGCCAGCTGGCCCAGAAGCTGGACGGCCTGGCCCCGGATGAGCAGCTGATGGTGGTGGTGACCTATGACCAGATGGAGGCGGTGACCCCGGAGCAGATCCGCGCTCTCAACGGCCTGGGCATCAGCCAGGGCGTGCAGTTTCAGACCCTGCCCATCGTCGGCGCTCTGGCCAATGCCGAGCAGATCGGCGCCCTGCTGCAGCGCCCCGATGTGCGCTCCGTGTACCTCAATCGCACCCTGAGCTACAGCAACCACGACGCCCGCGAGGTCACCAGCGTCAGCGAGTTGCAGTCCGACGCCTTCCTGGATCGCAACGGCGTCACCTTCACCGGCAAGGGCGTCACGGTGCTGGTCAACGACTCCGGCATAGACGCTACCCACGGTGATCTGCGCCTGGGCGAGAAGGTGGTGGAAAACGTCCAGGCCATCACCAATGCCAGCGTCGGCCGCGCCCTGCTGCCGGTCTTTCCGGAAGGGCTGTGGCTGGAAGGCCAGGCCAACTCCGATCTCAACGTGGGCCATGGCACCCACTGTGCCGGCACCGTCGGCGGCACCGGTGCCCAGTCCGGCGGCCTTTACCAGGGGGTGGCCGTGGACGCCGACCTGATCGGCTACGGCTCCGGCGCCGGCCTGTCCATCCTCGACGCCCTGGGCGGCTACGACTACAGCATCGCCCACCTGTGGGACTTCAACAGCCCCATCCGCATCATGAGCAACTCCTGGGGCAGCTCCGGAAGCTTCGACCCCCATGGCCCCATCAGCCTGGCCTCCTACAAGGCCTACAAGCTGGGCGTGCTGAGCGTGTTCGCCGCCGGTAACGACGGCCCCGGCGAAGACACCCACAACCCCTACGCCCAGATCCCCTGGGGCCTGTCCGTGGGTGCCGGCACCAAGTCGGGCGGCCTGGCCGGCTTCTCCTCCCGGGGCAAGGAAGGCGAGTCCGGCAGCTTCACCATGCCCGACGGCAGCCAGTGGCAATACCGGAACGAGGTCTCCATAGTGGCGCCCGGGGTGGACATCATCTCTACCCGGGCCGTGACCAACCTGGCCTCCAACGGCGGCGCCGAGGATCTCGATGCCATGGCCCTGGAGCACGTTCCCTACTACACCATGATTTCCGGCACCTCCATGGCCACCCCCCATGTGGCCGGTATCGCCGCCCTGATGCTGGAGGCCAACCCCGAGCTGACGCCCTTGGATATCAGGCGGCTGCTGATGGAAACCGCTACCAATATGCCAGGCTACGAGCGCTGGGAGGTGGGCGCCGGCTATGTCAACGCCAAGGCGGCGGTGGCGGCGGCCCTGGACGAGCGCACGGCGGACCAGGGCACCGTCAACAATCTGCGCGACGACTTCAATGCCAACGAACAGCTCTTTGTCAGCGACAGGGTCGACCGGTTCGAGCTGCTGTTCAGCCCGGTGGGGCCGTCCGAAAGCTACAGCTTCGAGGTTGGCGAGGAGGTGGCCTGGATCAAGGCCTCGGCCGAGGCCCTGGCCAATACCACCAAGCTCAAGCTGACCGCACCGGACGGCACCGAATACCTGGGTAACCTGACCCTGCCGGTGCTGGGCAGCAACATGCGGGTCTCGGCCCCCGGCCAGGCCGGTACCTGGATCCTGAGCGTATACGGCCTGACCTCGCTGTCCGGGGTGCAGCCGGATCCCACAGGCACCACCAATGGCCCGGGCCTGCCGGAGATGATCGGCGGCCAGATCAGCTTCCTGATCTCCGACGGTTTCGAGGGCATCGACGACAGCCAGGGCCATCCCGCCCAAGGCGCCATCGAATACGCCATCAGCGAACGGCTGATGGATGGCCTGGCCAACAACAAGTTCGCCCCGGATCAGCCGCTGCGCCGCAACCAGCTGGCCCGCTACCTGGTGATGGGCGCTGCGGTGCGCCAGAGCCGACCGCTGCTCAACGAGCCTCTGGTCAGCTTCAGCGACGTCAGGGCTCAGGACATGCCCTTCGTCAGCGCCGTGGCCGCGGTGGGAGGCGCCCTCAAAGACAGGAGCAACGCCCAGTCACCGGTAATGCGCAGCGCCGAGGCGTTCAACCCCCGCCAGGCGGTGACCAAGGCGGAGCTGGCCTACAGCCTGGTGCAGAGCCTGGGCCGTGAAGCCGAAGCCCTGGCCCACGACGGCGAGCTGAGGGTGGACTACATGGGCGAGCAGGTGCCGGTGCTGGACGCCACAGAGGTGCCGGCCGAGCTGCTGGGCCATGTGCAGGAGGCGCTGAACCTGGGCCTGCTGGGTGTGCGTTTCGAGGTGCGGCAAGGCCCCTATGACATCACGCCCAGCCTGGTGGCCCGCTTCGAGCCGGCCAGCAGGATCAGCCGCGCCCATTACGCGGTGATCGCTGGTCGTCTCTACGACGCCTACCAGCAGTGA